TTGCAGGGTAATGCCCAGGATCTGCACTTTACCCAGTTTTTTAATTCACCACTGACCACTAATCCTGCCAATACCGGGTTTATTCCTGATGGAAATTACCGGGTAGGCGTTAACTACAGGAATCAGTGGGCTTCCATTCCCGTGCCCTATAAAACGATGTCGCTTTTTGCAGATTTTCAATTGCTGAGGGACCGGCTGGAATATGGCTGGTTAGGGGTGGGAGGAGTGATCCTCCGCGATGTGGCGGGTAGTGGCAATCTGTCTTCTACCAAATTTTATGGGTCCGTAGCTTATCATCAGCTGCTGGGAATGAGCAGCCTATTGTCGGTAGGCTTTAATGCCGGTAGTGCCAATAAAAGGGTGGATATCACCAAACTCACCTTCGGTGATCAGTGGAACGGAAAATTTTTCGATTCCCAGGTGCCTACGGGAGAACCCATTACACAATCCGGTATCAACTATTTTGATTTACAGGCCGGATTAAACTATGCTTATTTTCCTACAGACAATTTATATATCAACGGCGGTTTTTCTGTACAGCATGTGAATAAGCCCCGCGAAACATTCTATAAAGGTAATAACCAGATCGAACGCCGGTACATTGGTTTTTTAAACGCAAGCATCAAACTCAATGATGATGTAATCGTGAATCCTGCCGGTTATTATGCGATGCAGGCTAAATCAAGAGAGCTGGTGCTGGGCACCAATGTGGCTTATAACCTTTCGGGAGACGGGGAAAAGCAGGTGTATGGCGGTGTGTATTACCGGGTAAATGATGCAGCTGCTTTCCTGGTAGGTTATCAGATCAGTAATGTGAAGATGATGTTCAGCTATGACATTACCACTTCACAGCTAGCCGCGTCCAACAGCCGGCAGGGGGCCTATGAAATAGGGATTGTCTATACCGGCCTCTACCCTAACCGTAGCTTTAACAGCGCACGGAGAGCTACTATCTGTCCGTCTTTTTAAGGAATGCTGTTCTTTTCAAGGCCTGCTAAATAAAAGTTAAAAGTACCTGTTTCTGACGGTTGGAAATGTGCAAGGTTGTAATGTTGCACAAAGCATATAACGGGATTTAAACAATAGCAAAGAAAGGATTTAAAAACATAATTTAACCACTATGAAACGTTTATTAATAGGTATCGTACTGGTAATGGGTGCTCACCTGGCCAATGCTCAATATTATAAAACGGATACCACTAGAAAACCTCCTCCGGAAAGAAGGGAAGGTGGATTTGACCGCTCCCGTTTAATGGTAGGCGGATCCGTAGGAGCAGTGATCGGAGACTATACCAATATTAATCTCTCCCCTATGATAGGTTACCGGTTTTCCGACTATTTCGCTGCCGGTGTTACTATCAATGCACAATACGGTTCTGAACGTTTCCGTACGATCAATAACCTCACTACACAACGTAACCAGTATACTATTTTCGGAGGTGGCTTATACGGCCGGGTATATCCTATACAGGAACTTTTTATCCATGTGCAGCCGGAATATAATCTGATCACTCAAAAAGTAACCTTATATGATCCTAAGAGTACTTATAAAAGCAGTTATGGTACCCCCAGCTTGCTGATAGGTGGTGGTTATTCCCAACCTGTGAGTGATAGGGCAGCCATCAGTCTGATGGTATTGTACGATATTCTGCAGGATAAAAATTCTCCTTATCAGAACAGACCTGTTTTCCGTGGCGGGGTGAACATCGGGATCTGATGAAGCTGTAAAACCGGGCTTCCCGCTTCGTGAGGCTTTTGGCATCTGGTAACCGTCAATTGCAATAGTTTACTTAAAATATACATCACCGGGCTGGCCAATATTTTTAGGTCGGCCCGTTTTTTTTAAGACTATTTGATGATGAAGCCCTTGTGTAATATGTATTTAGGGGGTAAGTGAACCAGTCATATTGATACGTTTTCTGCATTAATCTAATGTTAATTGTTTATAATGGCTAAACTTTTATAGGCTATGGATGCTATCTTTGCCAGAACAAACAACGCGCTAAACAATGGGTATAAAGC
The Chitinophaga sp. H8 DNA segment above includes these coding regions:
- a CDS encoding PorP/SprF family type IX secretion system membrane protein; its protein translation is MKRFVKGISGVVIVLLAATLQGNAQDLHFTQFFNSPLTTNPANTGFIPDGNYRVGVNYRNQWASIPVPYKTMSLFADFQLLRDRLEYGWLGVGGVILRDVAGSGNLSSTKFYGSVAYHQLLGMSSLLSVGFNAGSANKRVDITKLTFGDQWNGKFFDSQVPTGEPITQSGINYFDLQAGLNYAYFPTDNLYINGGFSVQHVNKPRETFYKGNNQIERRYIGFLNASIKLNDDVIVNPAGYYAMQAKSRELVLGTNVAYNLSGDGEKQVYGGVYYRVNDAAAFLVGYQISNVKMMFSYDITTSQLAASNSRQGAYEIGIVYTGLYPNRSFNSARRATICPSF